The following are encoded in a window of bacterium genomic DNA:
- a CDS encoding VCBS repeat-containing protein, translating to MMFPTKKSACRPCAVVLLSILLAVAAGPAAAQWTDATTPVLADALPSHGVSWADFDLDGDLDIYLANNGVNKLFRNGGEDPGNPGQ from the coding sequence ATGATGTTCCCGACGAAGAAGTCCGCGTGCCGCCCCTGTGCGGTCGTCCTGCTGTCGATCCTGCTCGCCGTCGCCGCCGGACCCGCCGCGGCCCAGTGGACGGACGCGACCACGCCCGTCCTGGCGGACGCGCTGCCCAGCCACGGCGTGTCCTGGGCCGACTTCGACCTGGACGGGGACCTGGACATCTACCTGGCGAACAACGGCGTCAACAAGCTGTTCCGCAACGGCGGCGAGGACCCCGGCAACCCCGGCCAG